One Canis lupus dingo isolate Sandy chromosome 29, ASM325472v2, whole genome shotgun sequence genomic region harbors:
- the LOC125753972 gene encoding zinc finger protein 385C-like isoform X1 yields the protein MDPIQKAVISHTFGVPSPLKKKLFISCNICHLRFNFANQAEAHYKGHKPIRKLKAVEAAKSKQRPQTLAWDGVLVSPTPTPGSGSPGEPQSKAVPAAPPPGPQLQPPLTPDPTPRELAHSDLLDPASSSSSSSCPPCSPEPGREAPGPEPAAAAVEVV from the coding sequence ATGGACCCGATCCAGAAAGCTGTCATCAGCCACACGTTTGGGGTCCCTTCCCCTCTGAAGAAGAAGCTCTTCATTTCCTGTAACATCTGTCACCTGAGGTTCAACTTCGCAAACCAAGCCGAAGCACATTACAAAGGCCACAAACCCATCAGAAAACTCAAGGCTGTTGAAGCTGCCAAGAGCAAGCAGAGGCCACAAACCCTGGCCTGGGATGGGGTGCTGGTGTCCCCAACCCCGACTCCAGGCAGTGGATCCCCTGGAGAGCCACAGAGCAAAGCAGTTCCTGCAGCCCCACCTCCTGGCCCCCAACTCCAGCCACCGCTGACTCCGGACCCCACACCCAGGGAGCTGGCCCACTCAGACCTCTTGGatcctgcctcctcttcctcttcttcctcctgcccaccctgTTCCCCAGAGCCTGGGAGAGAGGCACCAGGGCCTGAGCCAGCAGCAGCTGCTGTGGAAGTGGTGTGA